The following coding sequences are from one Ruania zhangjianzhongii window:
- a CDS encoding adenine-specific methyltransferase EcoRI family protein, with the protein MASNEALSARNRSALDEWYTQLVDIEAELRHYRPQFKGKTVFCNCDDPFESNFFKFFAMNFNQLGLRKLSATSYAGSPITGQQLSLFDAAGLQAERPRDVFKVEISEVPDRNDDGAIDLSDVEHLLRHDANVMTPLKGDGDFRSREAIELLEEADVVVTNPPFSLFREFIAQLIDHGKQFLVLGDQNAAKYSSIFPLFVQNKVWFGYENGGTKWFRVPDEYTIKTKERWKIEDGVKYQSMGRVYWYTNLETTRRHQNMVLYKRYSPEEYPTYVNYDGIDVDRASDIPMDYEGHMGVPITFLDRYNPEQFEIVGISTKLAEPMAKYAEPDQYVSAKGNRVGGTGKFFVPIAKDRYRGVYERVVIRRIGGVS; encoded by the coding sequence TTGGCTAGCAACGAGGCGCTGAGTGCGCGCAACCGGAGCGCTCTGGACGAGTGGTACACGCAACTTGTCGACATCGAGGCCGAGCTTCGGCACTACCGCCCTCAGTTCAAGGGCAAGACTGTGTTCTGCAACTGCGACGACCCGTTCGAGAGCAACTTCTTCAAGTTCTTCGCGATGAACTTCAACCAGCTCGGCCTGCGGAAGTTGAGCGCAACCTCCTACGCCGGCTCGCCGATCACCGGTCAGCAACTCTCCCTGTTCGACGCGGCCGGGTTGCAGGCAGAACGTCCCCGCGACGTGTTCAAGGTGGAGATCAGCGAGGTGCCCGACCGTAACGATGACGGCGCGATCGACCTGAGCGACGTCGAGCACCTCCTTCGCCACGATGCGAACGTGATGACTCCACTGAAGGGCGATGGTGATTTCCGGAGCCGCGAGGCCATCGAACTTCTCGAGGAGGCCGACGTCGTCGTTACCAACCCTCCATTCAGCCTGTTCCGGGAGTTCATCGCCCAGCTGATCGACCACGGCAAGCAGTTCCTGGTGCTCGGGGACCAGAATGCGGCCAAATACTCCTCGATCTTTCCGCTCTTCGTCCAGAACAAGGTGTGGTTCGGGTACGAGAACGGTGGAACGAAGTGGTTCCGGGTGCCGGACGAATACACGATCAAGACCAAGGAACGCTGGAAGATCGAGGACGGCGTCAAGTACCAGAGCATGGGCCGTGTCTATTGGTACACGAACCTGGAGACCACGAGGCGGCATCAGAACATGGTGCTGTACAAGAGGTACTCGCCTGAGGAGTACCCGACCTACGTGAACTATGACGGGATCGACGTGGACAGGGCGTCCGACATTCCGATGGATTACGAGGGGCACATGGGGGTGCCGATCACGTTCCTCGACCGTTACAACCCTGAACAGTTCGAGATCGTCGGGATCAGCACCAAGCTCGCCGAGCCGATGGCGAAGTACGCCGAGCCGGACCAGTACGTGTCCGCGAAGGGCAACCGGGTCGGCGGCACGGGGAAGTTCTTTGTGCCGATCGCCAAGGACCGCTACCGGGGTGTCTACGAACGGGTCGTCATCCGCCGGATCGGGGGCGTTTCGTGA
- a CDS encoding HNH endonuclease family protein — protein sequence MKIEPIGVTVGEVAAGFVDNQEEGVVAYDGLLNVRPPYQREFVYKTTQRDLVINTIRNGYPLNVMYWAQNDDGTIEVLDGQQRTISFCQYVAEHFSVDVDGNPKGFHNLSPTQRQQILDYELMVYLCEGTEEEKLAWFEIVNIAGETLTEQELRNAIYTGPWLAHAKRIFSRPGGPAYQLASKYVTGSPIRQELLEKAIDWVSPGQIKDYMQVHQHDPDAQELWDHFQAVIDWVMATFSVYRGKEMKRVDWGDLFRRFGETEYDPDAMEARVSELMQDLDVDSHPGIYEYVLDGDERHLKIRKFDDRQRREAYERQRGLCANGDRCKTPGNSDGKKKFGIEEMDADHIVPWSKGGRTIPENCQMLCVACNRSKGDF from the coding sequence GTGAAGATCGAACCGATCGGCGTGACTGTTGGCGAGGTGGCCGCCGGGTTCGTGGACAATCAGGAGGAGGGGGTGGTCGCCTACGACGGGCTGCTGAACGTTCGCCCGCCCTACCAGCGTGAGTTCGTCTACAAGACCACCCAGCGCGACCTGGTGATCAACACCATCAGGAACGGGTACCCGCTCAACGTGATGTACTGGGCCCAGAACGATGACGGCACCATCGAAGTCCTGGACGGCCAGCAACGCACGATCAGTTTCTGCCAGTACGTCGCCGAACATTTCTCGGTGGATGTCGACGGCAACCCGAAGGGATTCCACAACCTCTCCCCGACCCAACGGCAGCAGATCCTCGACTACGAGCTAATGGTGTACCTGTGCGAGGGAACCGAGGAGGAGAAGCTCGCCTGGTTCGAGATCGTCAACATCGCTGGCGAGACGCTCACCGAACAGGAATTACGCAACGCCATCTATACGGGCCCCTGGTTGGCGCATGCGAAGCGGATCTTCTCCCGTCCGGGCGGCCCCGCGTACCAACTGGCTTCGAAGTACGTTACGGGGAGCCCGATCCGGCAAGAACTCTTGGAGAAGGCGATCGACTGGGTGTCCCCGGGCCAGATCAAAGATTATATGCAGGTTCACCAGCACGACCCGGACGCCCAAGAGCTCTGGGACCACTTCCAGGCCGTGATCGACTGGGTCATGGCCACGTTCTCCGTGTATCGAGGCAAGGAGATGAAGCGGGTCGACTGGGGCGACCTGTTCAGGCGGTTCGGCGAGACGGAGTACGACCCGGACGCGATGGAAGCACGAGTCTCAGAGTTAATGCAGGACCTCGACGTGGATTCCCATCCCGGCATCTATGAATATGTCCTCGACGGGGACGAACGGCATTTGAAGATCCGGAAGTTCGATGACCGGCAGAGACGCGAGGCGTACGAGAGGCAGCGAGGGCTTTGCGCCAACGGTGACCGGTGCAAGACGCCCGGCAACAGCGACGGCAAAAAGAAGTTCGGTATCGAAGAGATGGATGCCGACCACATCGTGCCTTGGTCGAAGG